The genomic window ACCGTTGTAACTTTCGGTGTCAGTACTGTATGCCGGAAGGGTCAGAATTAAACTATCTTCTGCGCCAACAGTTACTAACTAATGAAGAACTGCTGACGCTGCTGCAAGAAGTATTTATACCAGTAGGATTTACTAAGTTTCGTTTAACTGGTGGGGAACCGCTACTACGCCCAGGGGTGGTTGATTTGGTGAGTGCGATCGCATCTCTACCCCAAACTCAAGATTTATCCTTAACTACCAATGGCTTTTTACTCCCACACATGGCGCAAGACCTCTACAATGCTGGTCTGCGGCGAATTAATATTAGCCTAGATTCACTGGTTGCAGAAACCTTTGACCAAATTATCGGCAATCGTGGTCGCTCTCGTTGGCAGGAAGTTTGGGCTGGCATTCAAGCTGCCCACAGAGTAGGTTTTGACCCTCTCAAACTGAATGTAGTAGTAATTCCCGATGTAAATGAGCAGGAAGTTGTAGATTTAGCTGCTCTTAGTATTGAGCGCCAATGGCATATCCGCTTCATTGAATTTATGCCAATTGGCAACGCTGAAATGTTTAATACTCGTGGTTGGATACCTTCAGAAGAATTAAGACAACGCATTCGTGATGTTTATGGTTTGACAGAATCACAAGTACGTGGTAATGGCCCCGCAGATATTTTCCAAATTCCAGGTGCTAAAGGCACACTAGGATTTATTAGTCAGATGTCAGAATGTTTTTGCGATCGCTGTAACAGAATGCGCTTATCAGCCGATGGCTGGTTGCGCCCCTGTTTGCTGAACGAAACAAATCAAATTGATTTAAAAACCGCCCTCCGTACTGGCATAGCTCCAGAGCAACTCAGAGAGCAAGTGGGACAGCTACTAGCTATCAAACCAGAAATTAACTTTAAGCAACGTGACTCCGGTGCTATTGGTGCATATACACGCACAATGTCGCAAATTGGTGGCTAAAAGCTATCAGCCTTCAGCAGTCAGCTTTGTAGTTGACTTGCTGCTTTTCTTCACT from Oculatellaceae cyanobacterium includes these protein-coding regions:
- the moaA gene encoding GTP 3',8-cyclase MoaA, with amino-acid sequence MNPVDYLRISLIDRCNFRCQYCMPEGSELNYLLRQQLLTNEELLTLLQEVFIPVGFTKFRLTGGEPLLRPGVVDLVSAIASLPQTQDLSLTTNGFLLPHMAQDLYNAGLRRINISLDSLVAETFDQIIGNRGRSRWQEVWAGIQAAHRVGFDPLKLNVVVIPDVNEQEVVDLAALSIERQWHIRFIEFMPIGNAEMFNTRGWIPSEELRQRIRDVYGLTESQVRGNGPADIFQIPGAKGTLGFISQMSECFCDRCNRMRLSADGWLRPCLLNETNQIDLKTALRTGIAPEQLREQVGQLLAIKPEINFKQRDSGAIGAYTRTMSQIGG